In Pempheris klunzingeri isolate RE-2024b chromosome 5, fPemKlu1.hap1, whole genome shotgun sequence, the DNA window CACAGCACTCTCCATTCGTCTGTGTCCACGACAGACGTCCTTAGAGAGGGACAGTGTTGAGAGCATGTAGGACAGCTCAGGTGAATGTCAGCACTGTTGTAGCTACATCAGCAGGTCATACAGAGACAGTGTGAGCCTGCCAGACAGTCAGCTTTTTTTCTACACTACAAAGTACCAATGCAATTAATGGCCCACCTCTTTCTCTATccctgctctttcttttttatctctatTTCTGTCACACCATCTCTTTGACAGTGTGCTAGTAAAGTGAACGGAGGTGGCTTCTCCAGCTCTAAGGAGTTCCCTGATGAAGTTTTACGGTTTGTGCGATCTCATCCTGTGATGTATCGTCCAGTCCTTCCCCAACACCGGAGACCTATCCTGCTGCAAACAGAGCCAGGCAGGAGAAAGCTGACCCAGATCGCCGTGGACAGAGTTCAAGCCCAGGATGGACACTACCATGTTCTCTACATTGGCACTGGTACACATGAATGAATCCAGAATGCCATGCATGTCTCCCTGCAAAATACGCATGTGACTATATGCGAAATGAAAGACAAGCAAGAGATACTCGTGACATGATGATAGCATAAAGtcatatattaaaaatatattagtGAAACAccaatacatacatacaatacaaacatacaacatacaatacaatacagatGTCGCACATCCTGGGATAATTTTGGACCTGAGATTTTGCActggttggaaaaaaaactgggaaaaaaagaaaaattcatgCCATTACCTGTAAAACCCTTATGTAAGTAACAGTGTCTTAACAGTAacagtctttctttctttagacGACTCAGTGGTGTTGAAAGTTATCACCATCTACAACAAGGACACAGACACTATGGAGGAGGTGCTGCTGGAAGAACTGCAAGTATTCAAGGTACTCTATTTTTAGCTCAAAATGTGCAGCAGACTTAACTGAGCACACAATGAAAGGGATTGTTTTGAAATCACTGTTGGCTAATTTGTGGCCTTCCCATCATCACAGGGCCACAAGTATGATTGTGCAGCCATCTTGCTGAAGATCTTCATAATGATTTGAATATATCAGTTCTACTTAGATTAGTTACACTTGAAATCTAGTCTGCAGGCAGTGCCTGCTGATATTTTAATTAAGACTTGATTTGGGATGGATAGAAGCATGACAGGAGGCCTCCAGTGATGAAGAACTTTACGTCTGCTCTTGTGACTTTATTCTCATGGCATTTGATAAACCACTGAATAACAGGAAAATAACaggaaaatgtttgatatttgcAGATGCCAGCACCAATACGAGAGATCATAATATCACCTAAAAGGGTAAGAGGGTCATCTCAATCCCTGCACAGTTGTTCATTCATGCAATTCTGTTGTTCAGCCACAAGATGTTAACATTGCAGCATTTTTTATGACTTTCTACTAACATAATTTAGATGTGCTGTAGCCTGGCTACTTGTAGCTATGTTGAATATATAAAAGTGGATTCTAGTAAAACTGTGTTTCGATGTTAATGGTCCATGCTGCTGgcttcacagcaacagctaTACGTGGGGTCAGAGTTGGGTGTGGCCCAGGTCAGATTGCATCAGTGTGACCTCTACGGCTCAGAATGTGCCGATTGTTGTCTGGCCAGAGACCCCTACTGTGCCTGGGATGGTCTCACCTGCTCCAGATACTATCCTGCTGGAGTCTTCACCAAGAGGTAACAGCATACACTCTCTGACACAGGACCCATCTTTTCTacctgctgatgtgtgtgtgtgtgtgccacagcaGCTGTTCACACCTTCACTTGTACTTCTGTTTCATCATAGCATCTTGCCCTGAATGGCACAGTGCTCTGAAGCTGGTTTATCAAGTCATTATCACAGGCTCTGAGAGACTTGACAGCCAGGTGTTATGTAACGTCTATCAGTATGCACCCGATCacctcccttcctctttctATCTCTTCCTTTCACCCATTTCTTGCACTTTCATCTCATGTTAAaattactctctctctctgcttctcccaTCTCAGCAGACGATTCAGGCGGCAGGATGTTCGCCATGGCAACGCCGTCCAGCTGTGCAATGGGCTGCAAATTGATGGTTAGTGTAGAAAAtgactgtgtgatgtgtgtgtgtgtgttttgtgtgtgtgcacatgggcATTCCTGTGTGCGGTTACTGGTAATGCAAAATTTTGTCAGACAAATGCTGTATAGAAACAAGGAAATGATGCTGTTCTTCAAAAGCACTAGActcaatattaaaaaatatgaattctTCATGTGTCACTGCAGTTGGAGGTGAGAGAGGTTACTGTGCAGTAGATTGGGGTAGAACAAAGCACTCTGTCTTTGCCAGTTAATGAAAGGTCCTTTACATTCTCGCCTCACTGTTTTttatgacgtgtgtgtgtgtttgtgtgcagatgaACAATGGCACAGAGCTGAGGAGAGGCAGGTTTACGGTGTTGAGAGCAACAGCACTTTACTCGAGTGTTACCCTCGATCACTTCAAGCCAAGGTCCTATGGTTCTtacaaaaaggaggagagaaacacgAGGTGAGTTCAATGGGCCTATTCACAGGAAAACTACAaatgtaaactgaatatataaCACTACAAACACAGATATGAAAAGATACAATGCACTGGACTTTAAAGCTTTAAGGCACAGTTAACTTATTTTTCTACCCTAACCCTTCCAAAACCATATGTTTTTTACCCCTATAGAGCAGTCTAATTTGACTTACAGATAAAGATATATTATTGTTCGATATTTATATTAATGATGCCAAAATGATTTGTAACCCAATTGTTAAAAACACCCAGCCACCCTATTCTGTCGTTTCAGTATGAAGAAGTGTTGAACCTGGAATGGATGTATAGCTCACAGAACCTTAAGTACAGATGCACTGAGTGCATTATTGAAGTGCAAATGCACCATTCCTTAATCCATCCTTTACTTTAATTCTGCAAGTTTTCTAATTAAAATTCCCCTTAGGATAAgaacaaatgcagcagcaggGCCTCAGATGTCTGAACTACTAGACTTAAATAATGGCTACATCAACTGTTAGGAAAAACTTGGttaactttttttcctccatgaaGGTCCGAGGTGACGAGCGGGTCGTCATGACCTCCCATGGGCTGCTGTTTTTACGAGTGAGAAGCTCCGAtgctggtgtgtatgtgtgccagACTGTGGAACATGGATATGTGCACACATTATTACGTATCTCTCTACATGTGCTCAGAGGGGAGAGGGTGGAATCGGCTATCCACAGGGCCAATGATGGGGACGGAGAGaaatctgcagctctctgccaCCCCTCTGTGGGTCCCCCGCCAGGCCCCAGCATCAGTCCCAGGGCTCTGGTGCCATCCTCACTCCCGGGCCCCTACTCCAGGCTGTGGTACAAGGAGTTTCTTCAGCTGATTGGCTATGGGGATGCCCAAAGAGTAGAGGAGTACTGCGAGAGAGTGTGGTGCTCTGATAAGAAACGCAAAAAGACCAAAAGGAAGTATGTTCCTCCCGGTGgcgagaggagagggaaagggaggggagaggagaacTCCCATCGAGCGCCCAGACACACGTTGGACAcctgaggagaacagagacTGGCTGaagatacacacacgcacacacacacatacacacacacacacacacacgcacgcacacacacgtacatacacacagtctAAAGGTCAGACTCACTCACAGTGCTTGCACCATGTAAAAGGTTTTCACTTTACTTTCAACAAGACTGGTAACAGAGGAACACCAGTAGCAGACCAGCTATTGTAGCTACATTTCTCTCTCAGTAGTTTGACTGTGATGTTCCACTAACTTTAAAAGTAATAATTTGCCTTCTGCCTTTTTGTGTGATGTAAATTAATTATCTGGTGCAGACCCTGCATAATTTCTATAACTGTCAGTGTCAGTACAAACCAGAGGCCCCGGGAGGAGATGGACTGATTAAGCGACATTGCCTCTGATCTGAAGAGacagaatataatatatcaGCTCCTACGGACTGACCCAGCCAAGCCAAGCCCAGCTGTCAATCCAAACGCACACAGAGACCGCTACACTAAACAATTGCTCCACCTCTCTTTCAATGGCTCAATATGACAAACTCTTGCTGTATCTATTATGAGAGAAACAACTATGTTAAAGGTAATGGCATAATCTTTTTGGTACAATGATAACTTATTTTCTTGGTCTCTACTTTGAGTTCTGTAGTTGTTTAGATGTCGTAAACTGGATAATATAGTAgtgttgtttttgtacagagaaaAATGCATTGAGATTTATGATACTGCTAATTTGATTATAATGTGGTCATGGCTGTGGTGTATATGGTTAAAATGGCCACAATGCATACAGTAAGATGTTGTGATGCCACTACTATGGATATTTGAGGCATGTTTTAGTTATGACTATGCCCTCCATGGAAATAATAACTATTTAAGCACTTGTAAAAATTGTTACAGTAGATGAAAAGTGGTCCTATCAGTggatgttattgttattgtaagTGTCTACATTTACACTACATCTACAATTGTGAGCAAATGTACcaaatgtattgtgtgtattatatattttatttatctaaaattCAGGGTGGtctttgtgtgcacatttgatAAGTAAGTAACTGTGTATTCAAAAAGTCATCCTTCTCTGCCAGCTGTcccctcctttttccttttccctctctctcttagttattctcccttcctcccccttcaTTAACTCCCCTTTTTGTTCGTCTGTAGCAATGTTGCAGATGGGATTCGTAATTACCACCCAAAACAGCAATGTAGAACGCCACTTTCCCCtcataagaaaaaaagacaaataaatgttAGGGTGACCATCCAAGCATGTCATTAGCAAAACTGATGAGTCAGCCTCATGAATATTCAGTTAATTCcgaaatgacaaaaatatcaaacaaactGATGTGACAGTGAAATGCATTAGTTGTCCAGAGGATCACTCCTTTTTTCATGTTGTGCCTTATTTATCTCTTAATTATGTCACTTTATAGTTTTGACCTTGCTGTCTCTTCCATATTCaatgctgtaaaaacaattGCTTGGTATCTGTCAAGGCCTTatatcatcattcatcattctcCTTGAATATTCTTCAACTAAGATATtgactgaaaatgtgtctgCTATACCCCATATAAAccccattaaaaaaacatggacCATCCTTCCCTGGTGTCACCTCTGTGGTTTAGCCATCAATAACGACAAAGCATACCAAGTCCATgtgcgcacgcacgcacgcacacacacacacacacacacacacacacacacacatacacacacacacatattgggTGACTGCACCAATAAAGCATAAATAAAGGGGTAGAGAGAGAACCTTGTGCAGTAGTAActtaaattaaaacagaaataaactaaattaaCTGATATTCTGTTTCATAATTCATACTTTAAATTCATCAGCAAGTAAACAATGTTTAAAAAGTGACTTTACTGCCTGATATAATGGAATATGCAATATGCTGGTAAAATCTAGTACAACCAAGACCGGTTATGActggtgagtgtttttttttttctcacagtgaGCTGCGTACTGGGACGCCATACTCATTCACATTCTGCCCTGGTCTACCTGAGTCAGTGGGGTGCTGAAGGCATTTGAGAATGGAATTCATGCTGCTGATTTATTCCACATGGCTACCATAGCAACAGGCTCTGAACCAGTTCCAGCTCCCCTCCTCATCAaagcttcctctcctctctgtgtcgaGTTTTAACACAGTTACTCTGGCCCCTGGGACCCTCTAGCTAATGGTCCCTGTAGCCACTTTTACTGTACACCGCACTCTAATGTATGAGACCGGTCCCATCAGTTAAGCTCAGAAGTGCCTTTTTTTCTTGACCCCACAGAGAGACACCATCTGAGCAGCTTTGGGAACAGATGCAAAAACAGAGCTTGAATCTGAAGCTGCGCTTTTTTTGAGACCACACATTTCAAGGTTCAAGAGGCCCTTTTAATATAGTGAAATGCTATAAATCCTTTCATTGATCTACAAAGGCATCAAAAGGTCAAAGGCCGCTACAATAAACAGGCTGCTGTAcatgtttctgtcactgtgtgaaGATGGGAGTGCTATCCCTTTCCTCTAGCGGCAAAACTCTCCCTTTATCCTGCCGTCTTTGTTGTCCCCACACAGAGCTGTTTCTATCAAGAGCCAATGCACCAGAACGCTTTATTACAAGTGAAAATgtcagagagggaaggagaggttATGAAGCAATAGAAAATGAACATTGGGGGACAAACAGTGACTGAGCCTCTACCGAAAGTAACACTCCACATGTTGTCAGTGTCTATGTGTAAATGTCTTCGCGACTACTGTTTGCGTTTGCTTACATGTCTTCGTGGGGATGTCTGTGTAAATAAGATGAAAGCCCAGCAGATAGGAAGAGatgaatgtctctctccctctcttttcttcctttgatTTAGGGTTATCAGTGACATGCAAAGTTAACCTCATACACACATCTGAGGCACACCCCCATGGCAAAATGTCTCTTTCATACCGTTCACATCATATTCACTTCATAAACTCTctcattttttccctttcttcatGACCTTTAAGCTACAGATTAGCGCCGCCAAGAAATAAATTGTTGTTCATATTCTTGATTTAGCTACTCACTGTTCATATAGATTCTCAATACAGCGCTCTCTTGCACCGCAGTGCTGTTGATATTTCAACAAATCTGACCTTGTTGTATTTGCTCAAATCTATGAccattttatgatatttttagCATTTGTTTATGTGCTTAAACAGAGTAAACCTACAGTTTTATCTCTAGACGTTCGTGGCAGGTGCAATAAGTGAAGGTTAAACATCAAATACAATACTCTCCACATCAATAAGTGATCCGATAAGCAAAGGGGAACTACTATCAGTAGTGGCACAGGCAGTAGCTTGCCCTGAACATCAGGTTAGGACAAAAGTAATCAGTTTTGAAATCATCTGTTATCAATAACCATGATGAGGacgtgcagacacacagagataaggacagaaaatacacaaaatacataCAGGGAATCTGAAATAATATTGAGCTCAACACAGGCAGCATTTCCACATGTACCGTGTGTTATCTCGCTGACACAGCTGTCACTGAGTTACAGTATTTCCCCTCAGCAGTCAGTACATTAAATAAGCAGTATAAAGAGAGGCTGGACTGTTTGTGTCCACcatccttgtttgtctcacacacatgccTTTCAAAGGCATATAAGAAAACCCATACAAGCTGATGAACATGATTCACTGGGCTGcatgcgtgcgcgtgtgtgtgtgtgtctccatgatCCCTTGGAGGAGTTTGCATGTATAAAAGATgccaaccacccatcatcctGTGATGTTTCCCGCAGCTCACATACCTCACAGCACACAAGAGGCTTTGAGAGGACAGACGAGAGAGTGAGATGGGAGGCGTAGATCATCTGGCTTTTTCCTACTGCTGATAGCCAAAGGAAAGCAGAGAAGACAGAGTGagtcagtgagagagaaagtgtgaggCAGTGACAAGGAAatagagaggaaaaggaaagagaaatcTGAGGAACTGGTACCAAgggatgtgtgtgatgttaagCTCTGCAAGCTCTTCACCTTCGGGTTTTGCCTCTCATGGGACCAACGCATGTTTGAATTATAGTTCTGCCTTATCTGGCAACCTGAACTCTAAGACTGCCTAGAGAAGTAGGACAGGTACCTGATGCAAGTGGGAAGCACAGATGCCCTAAAATACAGTGAAAGCAAACATATCAGACAGGTATAAATTAGTAATGCTGTTTAGCACaactaaaagaaaacaacagttcaCCGTCATGTCTTTTTAGTTTTGGAATGCTTTTCTAGCAGAATGTCTTAATATAAATCCATCCGTGCAACTTTGTTTCATGTGCACGTCACCGCATCCAAATGCATATAGTACATTATGTTCAGTGAAAGTAATGCCCGtgccatgaatgtgtgtgacgcAGCGAGTGCTGTGTCATTAATCTGCATGTAATCACTACATTGCATCCCTGTGGGGGTTGCTCTCTCCTCTAATCCATCTCTTTATCCCTGCATCTTTCTTATTACATCACTCTGACCTTTGCACTGGGGCAGTCCCAACAGCTGGCCAAGGCTGTTAAACAACTAACAGCACGTGCAGTCAATCAGCACACCATATTGCTGCACATGCTGGTGAAAAGATGGTGGAAGAGCAGAACATCAAAAAGTGTAGCAATATACACAAAAAGCTACACCacaatacatacagtactttCAACTACATACTGTAGTTTCACAGGGGGATGACTTTCTAAAGGTTGAGTATAAATACAGGGATATTAAATATGAATGCTCGGAGCTCTACACTCAGAGTATTAGTATGCTGTGGAGTAGCATGAATTCCTCTATACGTATTGCTGGAGATCCCTGAAGATTTTGCGTATTGTATATTCAAGGCCTTGCATTTGATTAAGAACGTATGTTGTAGGTAACCAGTATGTTTGGCTGTTCCAATGGAGCGAGCTGGGTGCTGCCGCAGCTGCTCCTCTCGTCTTATCAGTATGCCTCCGCTgctattctctctctgtctctttgtccaTGCgcctttttgtgtttgtgtggacctaatgtttttttatttgaacatgGAAAGTTGCGTTTCATGTTGAACATTTTTCTCAAAGTCAATTAAACATAACTAATCGTGAGAAAGCGAAAGAGAACATTGAAGgtgtttgaacatttttatgaACTGTATGCTCAAGACGGTCCAATAAACCGACAAAATCCAAATCAATTATGGAGTGAGAATCGCATGACATGAGTCTGCTGCACTACAAAAAGTCATTCCTCTCTAACGTAATCTTAGAATTCttcttttaaatgacaaattgttTAGCTGTAGGAAATCCAAAATAACCCGATAACAACTCTGATATTATG includes these proteins:
- the sema3e gene encoding semaphorin-3E; protein product: MRMAEHIRTVYLTLMLLYLVLLGTAHTAHSIYPRIRLSHKELWQLNRTWVFQGHGASLQPQTMLLDEGHEKLYVGAKNTMFSLSLDQVNTNHREIQWASTESQVEECLMKGREKLECANYIKVLQQYNHTHLLVCGTGAFNPICSLVRVGHTGQDWQFAIEEDSIMSGRGRCPYDPNSPCTSTLSSGELYIGLYTDYWENDGALCRLNNQTYTRTERDDRQQLNEPKFVGSAVVPDNDDRDDDKVYFFFTEREMNAEGVNNAVYTRVGRVCANDQGGQRMLVNRWSSFLKTRLICSVAGPNGIDTHFDDLEDVFILKNKDGKNPEIFGLFSTTSAVFKGYAVCVYHMDDVRAAFNGPFAYRERPEHHWTPYEDRVPYPRPGSCASKVNGGGFSSSKEFPDEVLRFVRSHPVMYRPVLPQHRRPILLQTEPGRRKLTQIAVDRVQAQDGHYHVLYIGTDDSVVLKVITIYNKDTDTMEEVLLEELQVFKMPAPIREIIISPKRQQLYVGSELGVAQVRLHQCDLYGSECADCCLARDPYCAWDGLTCSRYYPAGVFTKSRRFRRQDVRHGNAVQLCNGLQIDDEQWHRAEERQVYGVESNSTLLECYPRSLQAKVLWFLQKGGEKHEVRGDERVVMTSHGLLFLRVRSSDAGVYVCQTVEHGYVHTLLRISLHVLRGERVESAIHRANDGDGEKSAALCHPSVGPPPGPSISPRALVPSSLPGPYSRLWYKEFLQLIGYGDAQRVEEYCERVWCSDKKRKKTKRKYVPPGGERRGKGRGEENSHRAPRHTLDT